In Lachnospiraceae bacterium, one DNA window encodes the following:
- a CDS encoding Maf family protein, producing MELKESLKEWKVVLASASPRRKELLEQIGIIPDIRPSTVEEEKNEEEPSKLVENLSYIKAADVASRCEAGTLVIGADTVVAVCPKGEERPVILGKPGNAENAGNMIRQIQGHVHQVYTGVTVILCQEAGSYAGSTFSEKTDVEVYDMEDGEIAAYVSTGEPLDKAGAYGIQGSFAAYIRGIHGDYTNVVGLPLGRLCHEIKKLLEEQENDQAGRN from the coding sequence ATGGAATTAAAGGAAAGCCTGAAGGAGTGGAAGGTAGTTCTGGCTTCTGCTTCTCCAAGAAGAAAAGAACTTTTGGAACAGATCGGCATTATCCCTGATATCCGTCCAAGTACAGTGGAAGAGGAGAAAAATGAGGAAGAACCGTCAAAGCTGGTGGAAAATCTTTCTTATATAAAGGCTGCAGATGTGGCTTCCAGATGTGAGGCTGGAACACTGGTGATCGGAGCAGATACGGTAGTTGCTGTATGCCCGAAGGGGGAAGAAAGACCTGTGATCCTTGGAAAACCGGGGAACGCAGAAAATGCAGGAAACATGATCCGCCAGATCCAGGGCCATGTACATCAGGTGTATACAGGTGTGACCGTTATCCTTTGTCAGGAAGCCGGGTCATACGCAGGAAGCACATTTTCTGAAAAGACGGATGTAGAGGTCTATGATATGGAAGATGGGGAGATCGCAGCTTATGTAAGTACAGGTGAACCACTTGATAAGGCTGGCGCTTATGGGATCCAGGGAAGCTTTGCAGCTTATATCAGGGGGATCCATGGAGATTATACCAATGTAGTGGGGCTTCCCTTAGGGCGGCTGTGCCATGAGATAAAGAAACTTCTGGAGGAACAGGAAAATGATCAAGCTGGTCGTAACTGA